The following are encoded in a window of bacterium SCSIO 12643 genomic DNA:
- a CDS encoding RNA polymerase sigma factor — protein MSESDNNKKLNAFFGQEYDRLRSYVLSRISDNADRDAEDLIQDVALKLFTRADSSSPIENVAGLVYHAIRNKIIDTMRTRKPSDSLQDESESRLEEFAELFYGTSDNSYSEPMKEALIQAIAALKPLYKQVIIAIDFEGFSYKELCRKTGVPEGTLMSRRHRALSILHQKLKKEY, from the coding sequence ATGTCAGAATCGGATAATAATAAAAAACTGAATGCATTCTTTGGTCAGGAGTACGATCGACTCCGGTCCTATGTGTTATCACGAATTTCTGACAATGCAGACCGGGATGCGGAAGATTTGATTCAGGACGTGGCTTTGAAATTATTTACCAGGGCTGATAGTTCTTCACCGATAGAGAATGTGGCGGGATTGGTGTATCACGCGATTCGGAATAAGATTATTGATACGATGCGTACCAGAAAACCAAGTGATTCTTTACAAGACGAAAGTGAATCGCGTCTGGAAGAATTTGCAGAGTTGTTTTACGGTACATCTGACAACTCTTATTCAGAGCCGATGAAAGAGGCGTTGATTCAGGCCATTGCGGCATTAAAACCGCTATATAAGCAAGTCATTATTGCCATTGACTTTGAGGGTTTTAGTTATAAAGAATTGTGTCGGAAAACTGGTGTCCCGGAAGGCACTTTAATGTCGCGTAGACATCGTGCATTGTCCATTCTCCATCAAAAATTGAAAAAAGAATATTAA
- a CDS encoding YcxB family protein — translation MTVNLKYALEKEDYVMFQLLVASTSDRIKKKRKRSRIIIPIIYLAFAAFGGYTGDTTMSIVFLVLSLIWFLFYPKYEAWKYKKHYNAFVDENFKSHYGLETKTQLGETEIYSENSKGNTTVKVEDITEIIETEQYLFVRLGVGMGLIFPKEKIQNLQELENWISTTSDQLGIPNQVNLNWSWT, via the coding sequence ATGACAGTCAACCTAAAATATGCTTTAGAAAAAGAAGATTATGTGATGTTTCAATTACTTGTGGCATCCACATCAGACCGAATTAAAAAGAAGCGCAAAAGATCACGAATCATCATCCCAATTATATATCTGGCCTTTGCTGCTTTTGGTGGATATACTGGAGATACGACTATGAGTATCGTATTTCTGGTGTTGTCGTTGATTTGGTTTTTATTTTACCCAAAGTATGAAGCGTGGAAATATAAAAAGCACTACAATGCGTTTGTAGATGAGAATTTCAAATCACATTATGGATTAGAAACAAAAACACAATTGGGGGAGACTGAAATCTATTCTGAAAACTCAAAAGGTAATACTACGGTTAAAGTAGAAGATATTACTGAAATCATTGAAACGGAACAATATTTGTTTGTTCGATTGGGAGTAGGAATGGGGTTGATTTTCCCTAAAGAAAAGATTCAAAACCTTCAGGAGTTAGAGAACTGGATTTCGACTACCTCTGATCAATTAGGAATTCCCAATCAAGTAAATTTAAACTGGAGTTGGACGTAA
- a CDS encoding family 20 glycosylhydrolase has product MRILLICIVGWIQLNLYAGEAWKAQLIIPPQQYTESQEEIAVPVAQVKELSDMLNTVSNKSASKLNFRVGDLSVSLEIDSSYQKHDEYSIRIADQSIVIRAKNKAGVRYAERTVRQLLDYALAEQKAVPEININDWANFERRGYMLDISRDKVPKMESMYLLVDQLAEWRVNELQLYTEHTFAYQNHKVVWENSSPFTAAQIQELNAYCQQHYIDLVPNQNSFGHLENWLKHDEYLDLCECETDCKTVWGKRKRTSLAPTNPKSLALMEELYTELLPNFTSPYFNIGCDETVELCLGKSKSACDSLGKGNVYLNYLKQLNTIAQKNGKQTQFWGDIILNHPELISEIPKDMIPLVWGYGATYPFDENLPKFKNAGLDFYVCPGTSTWRSEIGRNKNAFINLKVAAIEGQKNQAKGYLITDWGDYGHFQPRSVGYASMLLGASYAWNYREESLGQLENNLNKYVFDDPTGNTAQAMLILGNAYLKAGIPAGNSNAFHLMIRRYQWTMKGQYQTKKLNKEGLILAEKEIQRGLAVLDQAQPQSEDAEIILKETRQAANLALFGVHLGLARLDASGQSTANIPKEQKEQLAKELEALIDNHKKFWVIRNRAGGLQDSSAKLEDLLLYLRK; this is encoded by the coding sequence ATGAGGATATTATTGATATGTATCGTTGGATGGATACAATTGAATCTATATGCAGGTGAAGCGTGGAAAGCACAATTAATTATTCCTCCACAGCAATACACCGAAAGTCAAGAAGAAATAGCTGTACCTGTAGCTCAAGTCAAAGAACTGTCCGATATGTTGAATACGGTCTCGAACAAGAGTGCCTCAAAATTGAATTTTAGAGTAGGAGATTTGAGCGTTAGTTTGGAAATAGATTCCAGTTATCAAAAACACGATGAATATTCGATTCGAATAGCAGATCAAAGCATAGTAATTAGAGCGAAAAATAAAGCTGGGGTTCGATATGCGGAACGTACCGTGAGACAATTACTGGATTATGCTTTAGCCGAACAAAAGGCAGTACCGGAGATCAACATTAATGATTGGGCCAATTTTGAAAGACGTGGCTATATGCTGGATATTAGCCGTGACAAAGTACCTAAGATGGAGAGCATGTATTTGCTCGTAGATCAATTGGCCGAGTGGCGGGTCAACGAATTACAATTGTATACAGAACATACTTTTGCCTATCAAAATCATAAAGTGGTTTGGGAAAACAGTAGTCCGTTTACTGCGGCACAAATTCAGGAATTGAATGCGTACTGTCAACAGCATTATATTGATCTGGTACCGAATCAAAACTCTTTTGGGCATCTGGAAAACTGGTTAAAGCACGATGAATATTTGGATTTATGCGAATGCGAAACCGATTGTAAAACCGTTTGGGGGAAGCGAAAGCGTACCAGTTTAGCTCCAACCAACCCGAAATCATTGGCATTGATGGAGGAGTTGTATACCGAATTACTTCCCAATTTTACCAGTCCGTATTTTAACATCGGATGTGATGAAACGGTGGAGTTGTGTTTAGGAAAATCAAAGTCTGCATGCGACAGTTTAGGAAAAGGAAACGTGTATTTAAATTATTTAAAACAACTCAACACCATTGCACAGAAAAATGGAAAACAGACTCAATTTTGGGGTGATATTATTTTAAATCACCCGGAGCTGATATCTGAAATTCCTAAAGACATGATTCCTTTGGTATGGGGGTATGGAGCAACTTATCCGTTTGATGAGAACTTACCTAAATTCAAAAATGCCGGATTGGATTTTTATGTATGTCCGGGAACCTCCACCTGGCGTTCGGAAATAGGGAGAAATAAAAACGCATTTATCAATTTAAAGGTGGCCGCGATAGAGGGACAAAAGAATCAAGCCAAAGGATATCTTATTACCGATTGGGGAGATTATGGACACTTTCAACCAAGATCAGTAGGATATGCCAGTATGCTGTTGGGTGCAAGTTATGCCTGGAATTATCGGGAGGAGAGTTTAGGTCAATTGGAGAATAACCTAAATAAATATGTATTTGATGATCCGACAGGAAATACAGCCCAGGCCATGTTGATTCTTGGAAATGCGTATTTGAAAGCAGGGATTCCGGCAGGAAATTCTAATGCGTTTCATTTGATGATTCGCAGATATCAATGGACTATGAAAGGTCAATATCAAACCAAGAAACTGAATAAAGAGGGATTGATATTGGCAGAAAAAGAAATTCAAAGAGGATTGGCGGTTTTGGATCAGGCACAACCGCAAAGTGAAGATGCTGAAATCATTTTAAAAGAAACCCGACAGGCTGCAAATCTGGCACTGTTTGGAGTTCATTTGGGGCTGGCACGTCTGGATGCTTCTGGTCAATCAACAGCGAATATTCCTAAAGAACAGAAAGAACAACTTGCCAAAGAACTCGAAGCTTTAATTGACAATCATAAAAAATTCTGGGTAATTCGAAATAGAGCTGGTGGGCTCCAGGATTCGTCAGCTAAACTGGAAGATTTATTATTGTATTTGAGAAAGTAA
- a CDS encoding TPM domain-containing protein, giving the protein MKLKIILTCLFAIVTLNFHSQSNSQPYFKFPDAIGYVNDFEGILKQGQIDHLNRMIVKHEKLTTNEIAIVTIESYAPYKTLFDYSLDLGNYWGTGKAGKNNGILIVFGKQIREVRIQVGKGLEDKLTNEEAKYIIDQYMVPKFKKGKFYTGIKKGLVKIMKEIK; this is encoded by the coding sequence ATGAAACTAAAAATAATCCTAACTTGTTTATTTGCGATTGTTACTTTGAACTTCCATTCCCAAAGTAATTCGCAGCCGTATTTTAAATTCCCCGATGCAATCGGGTATGTAAATGATTTTGAGGGAATCTTAAAGCAAGGACAAATAGATCATTTGAACCGCATGATTGTAAAACATGAAAAATTAACCACCAATGAGATAGCTATTGTTACTATTGAATCTTATGCGCCTTATAAAACGCTATTCGATTATTCTTTGGATTTAGGGAATTATTGGGGGACAGGTAAAGCAGGAAAGAATAATGGGATATTGATTGTATTTGGAAAGCAAATTAGAGAAGTCAGAATACAAGTAGGTAAAGGACTTGAAGATAAACTGACGAATGAGGAAGCTAAGTATATCATAGATCAATATATGGTTCCAAAGTTTAAAAAAGGTAAGTTTTATACGGGAATCAAAAAAGGACTCGTAAAGATCATGAAGGAGATTAAATGA
- a CDS encoding DEAD/DEAH box helicase, producing the protein MNFTDLNINNTILRAIEEVGYTTPTPIQEKAFPVIMSGRDMIGIAQTGTGKTWAYLLPLIRMYKYTKSMHPTMLVLVPTRELVLQVVEEAEKLSQFTNLRVGGFYGGTNINTQKEKAFHGLDLVVSTPGRLYDLGRIGALRLKHINKLVIDEVDEMMNLGFRTQLNNIFELLPERRQNIMFSATMNSEVEKLITGKFISPVNVTITPTGTPVEKIEQQAFHIPNFNSKVNLLQYFIENDPDFTKVLVFVKNKRFADRLFERIEMEYPEFSRVIHSNKMQNYRIRSVKAFQEGRCKLLIATDIIARGIDVDQVTHVINFDLPEHPENYIHRIGRTGRAQESGVAISFVAETELGLLHNIEGLMKKTIPVLPVHEDVEIREDLIKEEIPDNHDRSYEVGSKKKELAPGFHEKKAKNKKTNQGGSYRAKIKAKYKKPKTRGQKRKKK; encoded by the coding sequence GTGAATTTTACGGATCTTAATATCAACAACACGATACTTCGGGCGATTGAGGAAGTCGGTTATACGACTCCTACTCCTATTCAAGAAAAAGCATTTCCGGTAATTATGTCGGGGCGCGATATGATTGGGATTGCCCAAACGGGTACCGGAAAAACCTGGGCGTATTTGTTGCCTTTGATCCGAATGTATAAATACACCAAAAGCATGCATCCCACCATGTTGGTGTTGGTACCTACCCGCGAATTGGTTTTACAAGTTGTAGAGGAAGCCGAGAAACTCTCGCAGTTTACCAACTTACGTGTAGGTGGATTTTATGGAGGAACCAACATCAATACCCAAAAAGAAAAAGCTTTTCACGGATTGGATTTAGTGGTTTCTACCCCTGGAAGATTATATGATTTGGGACGTATTGGCGCTTTACGTTTAAAACACATCAACAAACTGGTGATTGATGAGGTGGATGAAATGATGAATTTGGGCTTCCGTACCCAGCTGAATAACATTTTTGAGCTTTTACCTGAGAGACGTCAAAACATTATGTTCTCCGCTACGATGAACTCGGAAGTGGAAAAACTCATCACCGGGAAGTTTATCAGTCCGGTCAATGTGACCATCACCCCTACGGGAACTCCTGTAGAGAAAATTGAGCAACAAGCATTTCATATTCCGAATTTCAATTCTAAGGTGAATCTGCTTCAGTATTTTATTGAAAACGATCCGGACTTTACCAAGGTATTGGTGTTTGTGAAAAATAAACGTTTTGCGGACCGTTTGTTTGAGCGCATTGAAATGGAATACCCGGAATTCAGTCGTGTGATCCACTCTAACAAAATGCAAAACTACCGGATACGTTCAGTAAAAGCATTTCAGGAAGGTCGTTGTAAATTACTGATCGCTACTGATATTATTGCACGTGGAATTGATGTGGATCAGGTGACTCATGTAATCAACTTTGATTTACCGGAACATCCTGAAAACTATATTCATAGAATTGGTAGAACGGGTCGTGCGCAAGAAAGCGGTGTGGCCATCTCATTTGTGGCAGAAACAGAACTGGGACTTTTACATAACATTGAAGGGTTGATGAAGAAGACCATTCCCGTACTTCCGGTACACGAAGATGTAGAAATCCGAGAAGACCTCATCAAAGAAGAAATTCCAGATAACCATGACCGTTCATATGAAGTAGGCTCTAAGAAAAAAGAACTGGCTCCCGGTTTTCATGAGAAAAAAGCCAAAAACAAAAAAACC